From a region of the Corallococcus coralloides DSM 2259 genome:
- a CDS encoding FMN-binding negative transcriptional regulator, translated as MLYTPRSFQESDLPTLHAFMKQHAFSTVISHGSGLNVSHLPLMLIPDRGDKGTLLGHLARANPHWKDFDGERPALCVFHGPHAYISPTWYKVQPSAPTWNYAVVHALGRPRIFDTQAELSKLIDLMLAQYEPASGAPGHAAHLPEEVRAQLLEHIVGFELPIEELQGKFKLGQNRSAEDQAGMMEALAGQGGDALALLELMRQRGR; from the coding sequence ATGCTCTACACGCCCCGAAGCTTCCAGGAGTCGGACCTCCCCACGCTGCACGCGTTCATGAAGCAGCACGCCTTCAGCACGGTCATCTCGCACGGCTCGGGGCTCAACGTCTCGCACCTGCCGCTCATGCTGATACCGGACCGGGGCGACAAGGGCACGCTGCTGGGGCACCTGGCGCGCGCCAACCCGCACTGGAAGGACTTCGACGGCGAGCGGCCGGCCCTCTGCGTCTTCCATGGGCCCCACGCGTACATCTCCCCCACCTGGTACAAGGTGCAGCCCTCCGCGCCGACGTGGAACTACGCGGTGGTGCACGCGCTCGGGCGTCCGCGAATCTTCGACACGCAGGCGGAGCTGTCGAAGCTGATCGACCTGATGCTGGCGCAGTACGAGCCCGCGAGCGGAGCCCCCGGCCACGCGGCCCACCTGCCGGAGGAGGTCCGCGCGCAGCTGCTGGAGCACATCGTCGGCTTCGAGCTGCCCATCGAGGAATTGCAGGGCAAGTTCAAGCTGGGCCAGAACCGCTCCGCGGAAGACCAGGCGGGGATGATGGAAGCGCTCGCGGGTCAGGGCGGCGATGCGCTGGCCCTGCTCGAATTGATGCGTCAGCGCGGCAGGTGA
- a CDS encoding YeeE/YedE family protein yields the protein MSSSIVLPLVGGVLIGLSASLLLLAHGRVAGISGVVGAMLGPIRGDAAWRVLFLGGLLTGGLVLAWLRPGGLPASVPLSLGHLSLLGGAGLLVGFGSQLGNGCTSGHGVCGISRGSVRSIVATLTFMATGALTVFFVRHVF from the coding sequence ATGTCTTCTTCAATCGTCCTTCCGCTCGTGGGTGGAGTTCTCATCGGACTGAGTGCCTCGCTTCTGCTGCTCGCCCATGGGCGCGTGGCGGGCATCAGCGGTGTCGTGGGGGCGATGCTCGGCCCCATCCGGGGGGATGCCGCCTGGCGGGTCCTCTTCCTCGGGGGCCTGCTCACGGGGGGCCTGGTGCTGGCGTGGCTGCGTCCGGGCGGGCTCCCTGCCTCCGTGCCCCTGTCCCTGGGGCACCTGTCCCTGCTGGGGGGCGCCGGGCTGCTGGTGGGCTTCGGCTCCCAGCTGGGCAATGGCTGCACCAGCGGCCACGGCGTCTGTGGCATCAGCCGGGGCTCCGTGCGTTCCATCGTGGCCACGCTCACGTTCATGGCCACCGGGGCGCTCACCGTCTTCTTCGTCCGCCACGTGTTCTGA
- a CDS encoding erythromycin esterase family protein — MALLGEESHHGSARTVAFKAELTRRLVEECQYDAFFIETGTYDFLHIQTLLKAGQPVSDDMLVAAIGGMWASPEMAPLIPFLAGRLRAGTLAVGGIDDQINSGTWAQKEMARELIPWFNGLGQAECGEAFDWHLAWRYDEARPYTAETPKVLLGCAKALESAFSKPGASATQEQLQLARNLVRNLTREAAARARKQAQPDGPRDWGYDISRDRSMFMNLEWLLSQSPQPRKAIVWTATVHAAKDMSSLESDDRQRIPLGTYVRERFGDQSFVLGFSASSGRYSIGTSPHTFDLAPATPDSLEGQAFLNHAADTRYLDGRQLRELGPRVARPLTYSAWTKAPWATVMDGLLIVREESPSRKAAR; from the coding sequence ATGGCGTTGCTGGGGGAGGAATCCCACCACGGCAGTGCCAGGACCGTGGCCTTCAAGGCGGAGTTGACCCGCCGGCTGGTGGAGGAGTGCCAGTACGACGCCTTCTTCATCGAGACAGGCACCTACGACTTCCTCCACATCCAGACGCTCTTGAAAGCGGGCCAGCCCGTCAGCGATGACATGCTCGTGGCTGCCATTGGCGGGATGTGGGCCAGTCCGGAGATGGCGCCCCTGATTCCATTCCTGGCCGGGCGGCTCCGGGCGGGGACCCTCGCGGTCGGTGGAATCGATGATCAGATCAACAGTGGCACCTGGGCGCAGAAGGAGATGGCGCGTGAGCTCATCCCCTGGTTCAACGGCCTGGGGCAGGCGGAGTGCGGCGAGGCCTTCGATTGGCACCTGGCCTGGCGGTACGACGAAGCCCGCCCGTACACGGCGGAGACCCCGAAGGTCCTCCTGGGCTGCGCGAAGGCGTTGGAGTCGGCGTTCTCCAAGCCCGGAGCGTCAGCGACGCAAGAGCAGCTGCAACTGGCCCGCAATCTGGTGCGGAACCTCACCCGTGAGGCCGCCGCGCGGGCCCGGAAGCAGGCGCAGCCGGATGGGCCCAGGGACTGGGGTTATGACATTTCACGAGATCGCTCCATGTTCATGAACCTGGAATGGCTCCTGTCCCAGTCCCCCCAGCCCCGGAAAGCCATTGTCTGGACTGCCACCGTTCATGCCGCGAAGGACATGTCGAGCCTGGAGTCGGACGACCGGCAGCGGATCCCCCTCGGCACCTATGTCCGTGAGCGGTTCGGGGACCAGTCCTTCGTGCTGGGGTTCTCCGCGAGCTCCGGGCGCTATTCCATCGGAACCAGTCCCCACACGTTTGACCTCGCACCCGCGACGCCCGATTCGCTGGAGGGCCAGGCGTTCTTGAACCACGCCGCGGACACCCGGTATCTGGATGGGCGCCAGCTTCGTGAGCTTGGGCCCAGGGTGGCCCGTCCCCTGACCTATTCGGCGTGGACGAAGGCCCCCTGGGCAACGGTCATGGATGGGCTGCTGATCGTCCGGGAGGAGTCCCCTTCGCGCAAGGCGGCCCGCTAA
- a CDS encoding ATP-binding protein — protein MHRLLVPLVLLLVALASVAGGAVWFIQRDRQALVEQFGRDRQAQLEEAASGVARSLEDLGDNLRFASELLAQPGSAGDHHNELRALLEAVGQYRAIAVLGPDGEERLFLVDHKSRHLPREAVHPPALTDTARQALTAPPGHVIPSYPIEGAASSGWMRVFAIRIDSDTPGGGGAVAILVDTEPLFAPLRMVTVEENTRVLLLGAHGTPAPMSDPALASWHRRLDEPEGKLVPGLRTLVARMRAGAAGTLRLNEAEATRLGLGSADAVATFRPLRMRGEASWSVATLSSTSALRAHERTLVLRLSLAALLVAVFLVAFGTYVVLANRREVALRETLRHAARFAHLHEKTQKILDHIPTGILALDREGRISAVNQALRARLPATAVGSTLPEAFPTAPTAAVQRLTALVLAARDKGAVRSLHGEPLSLFNEKDQFNVHAVPLEHGDGEASTLLVLEDLSNVRMLEDQLLRAEKLATVGVLAAGVAHEIGTPLGIIRGHAEYMLQKVGGVEHPQGRGLNAIVTQIDRVSRIIRQLLDLSRLQPARAGVVPLAPLVRGLQELLDVEAERRHVHFELDVPERLPSLAADADQLQQVLLNLTLNACDACSAGGHVRLSATACMAADAQAVEIRVQDDGRGIAPEHLHQVFDPFFTTKKRGQGTGLGLSVVAQIVRNHGGQVGVESEPGRGTVVTLRWPVAAASGWEERHAV, from the coding sequence ATGCACCGGCTCCTCGTCCCCCTCGTCCTCCTGCTCGTTGCCCTGGCCAGCGTGGCGGGCGGAGCCGTGTGGTTCATCCAGCGCGACCGGCAGGCGCTCGTGGAACAGTTCGGGCGCGACCGGCAGGCCCAGCTGGAGGAGGCCGCCAGCGGTGTCGCCCGGTCGCTGGAGGACCTGGGGGACAACCTGCGCTTCGCAAGCGAGCTGCTCGCCCAGCCCGGCTCCGCTGGAGACCATCACAACGAGCTGCGCGCCCTGCTGGAGGCCGTGGGCCAGTACCGGGCCATCGCCGTGCTGGGGCCGGACGGCGAGGAGCGGCTCTTCCTGGTCGACCACAAGTCGCGCCACCTGCCGAGGGAGGCCGTCCATCCTCCGGCGCTCACGGACACCGCGCGGCAGGCACTCACGGCCCCGCCGGGGCACGTCATTCCCTCGTACCCCATTGAAGGCGCCGCGTCCTCCGGGTGGATGCGCGTCTTCGCCATCCGCATCGACTCCGATACACCCGGGGGCGGAGGCGCCGTCGCCATCCTCGTGGACACCGAACCGCTCTTCGCGCCGCTGCGCATGGTGACGGTAGAGGAGAACACGCGCGTGCTCCTCCTGGGCGCCCACGGCACGCCCGCGCCCATGAGCGACCCGGCGCTCGCGTCCTGGCACCGGCGGCTGGATGAACCCGAAGGCAAGCTCGTGCCGGGCCTGCGCACCCTGGTGGCGCGGATGCGCGCGGGCGCGGCCGGGACGCTGCGGCTCAACGAGGCGGAGGCCACGCGCCTGGGCCTGGGGTCCGCGGACGCGGTGGCCACGTTCCGCCCCCTGCGCATGCGAGGCGAGGCCTCCTGGTCGGTGGCCACGCTCTCCTCCACCAGCGCCCTGCGCGCCCACGAGCGCACCCTGGTGCTGCGCCTGTCGCTGGCGGCGCTGCTGGTGGCGGTGTTCCTGGTCGCGTTCGGGACCTACGTGGTGCTCGCCAACCGCCGGGAGGTGGCGCTGCGGGAGACCCTGCGCCACGCCGCGAGGTTCGCGCACCTGCACGAGAAGACGCAGAAGATCCTCGACCACATCCCCACGGGCATCCTGGCCCTCGACCGCGAGGGCCGCATCAGCGCCGTGAACCAGGCCCTGCGCGCGCGCCTGCCGGCCACCGCCGTGGGGAGCACCCTGCCGGAGGCCTTCCCCACCGCGCCCACGGCCGCGGTGCAGCGGCTGACGGCGCTGGTGCTGGCCGCGCGGGACAAGGGCGCCGTGCGCAGCCTGCACGGCGAGCCGCTCAGCCTCTTCAACGAGAAGGATCAGTTCAACGTCCACGCCGTCCCGCTGGAGCACGGCGACGGAGAGGCGAGCACGCTGCTGGTGCTGGAGGACCTGAGCAACGTGCGCATGCTGGAGGACCAGCTCCTGCGCGCGGAGAAGCTGGCCACGGTGGGCGTGCTCGCCGCGGGCGTGGCCCATGAAATCGGCACGCCGCTGGGCATCATCCGGGGCCACGCCGAATACATGCTCCAGAAGGTGGGCGGCGTGGAGCACCCGCAGGGCCGGGGCCTCAACGCCATCGTCACGCAGATCGACCGGGTGAGCCGCATCATCCGCCAGCTGCTGGACCTCTCACGGCTCCAGCCCGCGCGGGCCGGCGTCGTCCCCCTGGCGCCTCTCGTGCGAGGCCTCCAGGAGCTGCTCGACGTGGAGGCCGAGCGCCGGCACGTCCACTTCGAGCTGGACGTGCCCGAGCGGCTGCCCAGCCTCGCGGCGGACGCGGATCAGCTCCAGCAGGTGCTGCTCAACCTCACCCTCAACGCCTGTGACGCGTGCAGCGCCGGAGGCCACGTGCGGCTGAGCGCCACGGCGTGCATGGCGGCAGACGCCCAGGCGGTGGAGATCCGCGTCCAGGACGATGGGCGGGGCATCGCGCCGGAGCACCTGCACCAGGTGTTCGACCCCTTCTTCACCACCAAGAAGCGGGGCCAGGGCACGGGCCTGGGGCTGAGCGTGGTGGCACAGATTGTCCGCAACCACGGTGGCCAGGTGGGGGTCGAAAGCGAGCCCGGCCGCGGCACCGTCGTCACGTTGCGGTGGCCGGTGGCCGCCGCTTCCGGCTGGGAGGAACGGCATGCCGTCTAG
- a CDS encoding OmpA family protein, whose amino-acid sequence MNRTHLFLLMSVIGLSGCARRAANTSTADAATHTPAPTASDRGNAAQPTPDDTEQALAALNAAPIYFPLDSSLLPSEATDELSRIAQALRQRSLAKVTVAGHTCELGTTEYNIALGQRRAASVRAYLVNLGVEPGRISVISYGEERPADANTPEKNRRAEFSFRLAEQARAGEL is encoded by the coding sequence ATGAACCGAACCCACCTGTTCCTCCTGATGTCAGTCATTGGCCTCTCTGGTTGCGCCAGGCGCGCGGCCAACACCAGCACCGCCGACGCGGCGACCCACACGCCGGCCCCCACCGCCAGCGACCGTGGCAACGCGGCGCAGCCCACGCCTGACGACACGGAGCAGGCGCTCGCGGCGCTCAACGCCGCGCCCATCTACTTCCCGCTCGACTCCTCCCTGCTCCCGTCCGAGGCCACCGACGAGCTGTCGCGCATCGCCCAGGCCCTGCGTCAGCGCAGCCTCGCGAAGGTGACGGTGGCGGGCCACACCTGCGAGCTGGGCACGACCGAATACAACATCGCGCTGGGCCAGCGCCGCGCCGCCAGCGTGCGCGCCTACCTGGTGAACCTGGGTGTCGAGCCCGGCCGCATCTCCGTCATCTCCTACGGAGAGGAGCGGCCCGCGGACGCGAACACGCCTGAGAAGAACCGCCGCGCGGAGTTCTCCTTCCGCCTGGCCGAACAGGCCCGCGCTGGCGAGCTGTAG
- a CDS encoding cupin domain-containing carboxymuconolactone decarboxylase family protein yields MAATPPQEIAISRGGSRPVELAEAEHFTGTVHRQALFGAMPPGRATGGSVTFEPGARTAWHVHPLGQTLIVTGGTGWIQRWDGPVQEFREGDVVRIPAGVKHWHGATATTRMTHIAVQEESDGKAVTWLEKVSDTQYAKGASAPQGAMTMKKEPSALKQQMGDFAPKMVQLTDDVLFGDVWERTELAPRDRSLVTVAALTMGGNTEQLPFHLKKARENGVSEPELVEALTHLAFYCGWPKALSAMNVAKETFKTPAPAKDPSQK; encoded by the coding sequence GTGGCGGCGACACCGCCCCAGGAGATCGCCATCTCGCGCGGAGGCTCACGGCCCGTGGAGTTGGCGGAGGCCGAGCACTTCACCGGCACCGTGCACCGGCAGGCCCTCTTCGGAGCGATGCCGCCCGGGCGGGCGACCGGTGGCTCCGTCACCTTCGAGCCCGGCGCCCGCACCGCGTGGCATGTCCATCCTCTGGGACAGACCCTCATCGTCACGGGTGGCACCGGGTGGATCCAGCGCTGGGACGGCCCCGTTCAAGAGTTCCGGGAGGGCGACGTCGTGCGCATCCCCGCGGGCGTCAAGCACTGGCACGGCGCCACGGCGACCACCCGGATGACCCACATCGCCGTCCAGGAGGAGAGCGACGGCAAGGCCGTCACCTGGCTGGAGAAGGTCAGCGACACGCAATACGCCAAGGGCGCATCCGCGCCACAGGGAGCCATGACCATGAAGAAGGAACCTTCCGCGTTGAAGCAGCAGATGGGCGACTTCGCGCCCAAGATGGTGCAGCTCACGGATGACGTGCTGTTTGGCGACGTCTGGGAGCGCACGGAGCTCGCGCCCCGCGACCGCAGCCTCGTCACCGTCGCCGCGCTCACCATGGGCGGCAACACGGAACAGCTGCCCTTCCACCTGAAGAAGGCCCGGGAGAACGGCGTCTCGGAGCCGGAGCTCGTCGAGGCGCTCACGCACCTGGCCTTCTACTGCGGCTGGCCCAAGGCCCTGTCCGCGATGAACGTCGCGAAGGAGACGTTCAAGACACCAGCCCCCGCGAAGGACCCGTCCCAGAAGTAG
- a CDS encoding DUF2019 domain-containing protein → MKADAWKKLSIEELMEKFQEASAKHGRLLDALKTRAANKEYDRVIAIEAELRGRGEKAQGGILSLLGDPEPGTRFWAATSALGFSSAEAERVLAELAKPPLSQVGLSAAVLLDAWRDGSYTPKWGQPVSPGNLDPG, encoded by the coding sequence ATGAAGGCAGATGCTTGGAAGAAGCTCTCCATTGAGGAGTTGATGGAGAAGTTTCAAGAGGCCTCCGCGAAACACGGACGCCTTCTGGATGCGCTGAAGACGCGGGCCGCGAACAAGGAGTATGACCGAGTCATTGCCATAGAAGCGGAGCTGAGGGGGCGCGGTGAGAAAGCGCAGGGCGGAATCCTGTCGCTGCTGGGCGACCCAGAGCCGGGGACCCGGTTCTGGGCGGCGACGTCCGCTCTGGGGTTCTCCTCCGCGGAGGCGGAGCGAGTCCTTGCCGAACTCGCGAAGCCACCCCTGAGCCAGGTTGGCCTCAGTGCCGCGGTGCTACTGGATGCGTGGAGAGACGGGAGCTATACGCCCAAGTGGGGACAGCCGGTGTCACCTGGAAACCTGGACCCGGGGTAA
- a CDS encoding tautomerase family protein — MPHVTVKLYPGKSEQQKAQLAERIVKDVMEALGSAEGSISVAIEEVSPTDWAETVYRPEIAGQWDRLYKKPGYNPLK, encoded by the coding sequence ATGCCCCACGTCACCGTGAAGCTCTACCCTGGCAAGTCCGAGCAGCAGAAGGCCCAGCTCGCCGAGCGGATCGTGAAGGACGTGATGGAGGCCCTCGGCAGCGCGGAGGGCTCCATCTCGGTCGCCATCGAGGAGGTCTCCCCGACGGACTGGGCGGAGACGGTCTACCGGCCGGAGATCGCCGGCCAGTGGGACCGCCTCTACAAGAAGCCCGGCTACAACCCGCTCAAGTAG
- a CDS encoding glutathione peroxidase produces MSQNLYDIPLTGIDGAPRTLGQHKGKVLLVVNVASKCGLTPQYEGLQKLYASRQGQGLEVLGFPANNFMGQEPGSEAEIQQFCTLKYDVTFPLYSKISVVGQDKHPLYHALTGAIPDATGEGPMRANLKGYGIEANPKPEVQWNFEKFLVSRDGRVVGRFAPDVTAEDPRLVQAIDAELAKPA; encoded by the coding sequence ATGAGCCAGAACCTCTACGACATCCCCCTCACCGGCATCGACGGCGCTCCCCGGACGCTCGGTCAGCACAAGGGCAAGGTCCTGCTGGTGGTGAACGTCGCCTCCAAGTGCGGCCTGACGCCCCAGTACGAAGGCCTGCAGAAGCTCTACGCGAGCCGGCAGGGGCAGGGCCTGGAGGTGCTGGGCTTCCCCGCGAACAACTTCATGGGGCAGGAGCCGGGCAGCGAGGCGGAGATCCAGCAGTTCTGCACCTTGAAGTACGACGTGACCTTCCCGCTGTACTCGAAGATCTCCGTGGTGGGGCAGGACAAGCACCCGCTCTACCACGCGCTGACGGGCGCCATCCCGGACGCCACGGGCGAGGGGCCCATGCGCGCGAACCTCAAGGGCTACGGCATTGAAGCCAACCCGAAGCCGGAGGTGCAGTGGAACTTCGAGAAGTTCCTCGTCAGCCGGGATGGCCGCGTCGTGGGCCGCTTCGCTCCGGACGTGACGGCGGAGGATCCGCGACTGGTCCAGGCCATTGACGCGGAGCTGGCGAAGCCGGCCTGA
- a CDS encoding ferredoxin--NADP reductase, whose protein sequence is MSSLMKESVLRVHHWTDTLFSFVTTRDPGFRFASGQFTMIGLEVEARPLLRAYSMVSAHYDDHLEFLSIKVPGGPLTSRLQHLKEGDNILVSKKATGTLVLKHLLPGKNLYMLSTGTGLAPFLSLVKDPEMYEQFDRVILTHTCRRAEELAYHDLFLHELPHNEFFGELVKQKLTYYPSVTREDFRNTGRITDLIRSEKLFNDVGLPPLNPETDRVMLCGSPGMLSDLTTMLEERGFREGTPGEAGHYVTEKAFAER, encoded by the coding sequence GTGAGCAGTCTCATGAAGGAGTCCGTGCTGCGCGTGCACCACTGGACTGACACCCTCTTCAGCTTCGTCACCACGCGGGACCCGGGTTTCCGCTTCGCCAGCGGCCAGTTCACGATGATCGGCCTGGAGGTCGAGGCCCGCCCGCTGCTGCGCGCCTACAGCATGGTGAGCGCGCACTATGACGACCACCTCGAGTTCCTGAGCATCAAGGTGCCCGGCGGGCCCCTGACCTCCCGGCTGCAGCACCTGAAGGAGGGCGACAACATCCTGGTCAGCAAGAAGGCGACCGGCACGCTCGTCCTCAAGCACCTGCTCCCCGGCAAGAACCTCTACATGCTGAGCACCGGCACGGGCCTGGCTCCCTTCCTCAGCCTGGTGAAGGACCCGGAGATGTACGAGCAGTTCGACCGCGTCATCCTCACGCACACCTGCCGCCGGGCCGAGGAGCTGGCCTACCACGACCTCTTCCTCCACGAGCTGCCCCACAACGAGTTCTTTGGGGAGCTGGTGAAGCAGAAGCTCACGTACTACCCGAGCGTCACGCGCGAGGACTTCCGCAACACGGGCCGCATCACCGACCTCATCCGCAGCGAGAAGCTGTTCAACGACGTGGGCCTGCCGCCGCTGAACCCGGAGACCGACCGGGTGATGCTCTGTGGCAGCCCCGGCATGCTCTCGGACCTCACGACCATGCTGGAGGAGCGCGGCTTCCGGGAAGGCACCCCCGGAGAGGCCGGCCACTACGTCACGGAGAAGGCCTTCGCGGAGCGCTGA
- a CDS encoding DUF3014 domain-containing protein yields the protein MSPSENAPLPPSPARSLRWPLGIAAVVTLLGGSSYFLLRTSEPPPAPAPAIAEPTPPAPPAPPAVQLSGTDARVRDLLKGLSTDADSARWLSSEDLARRFAASVNLIAEGQSPRMPLSFMAPAGTFRVTKRHGHTVTAPESHTRYDGVARVITSLDTKKAGQVYQELKPLLDAAHAELAPPGRSLETTLSQAIGRLTRVPVPKTPPELTPKGALYVYADPNLEALGAAEKHLLRMGPDNMRKVQAKLTELAAALGLPSQEQARGP from the coding sequence ATGAGCCCCAGCGAAAACGCCCCCCTTCCGCCGTCTCCTGCCCGTTCCCTGCGCTGGCCCCTGGGCATCGCCGCCGTCGTGACGCTCCTGGGCGGTTCAAGCTACTTCCTCCTGCGCACGTCGGAGCCGCCTCCCGCCCCTGCGCCGGCAATCGCGGAGCCCACGCCCCCGGCGCCGCCCGCGCCCCCGGCGGTGCAGCTCTCCGGCACCGACGCTCGCGTGAGGGATTTGTTGAAGGGACTCTCCACTGACGCGGACTCCGCGCGCTGGCTGTCCTCCGAGGACCTGGCCCGCCGCTTCGCCGCGTCCGTGAACCTGATCGCCGAAGGCCAGAGCCCGCGCATGCCCCTGTCCTTCATGGCGCCCGCCGGGACCTTCCGCGTGACAAAGCGTCACGGCCACACGGTGACGGCGCCCGAAAGCCATACCCGTTACGACGGAGTGGCCCGCGTCATCACCTCCCTGGACACGAAGAAGGCGGGACAGGTGTATCAGGAGCTCAAGCCGCTCCTGGACGCCGCCCACGCGGAGCTGGCCCCACCGGGCCGGAGCCTGGAGACGACCCTGTCGCAAGCCATTGGACGTCTCACCCGGGTCCCCGTCCCCAAGACGCCTCCCGAGCTCACGCCGAAGGGCGCGCTCTACGTCTACGCGGATCCGAACCTGGAAGCGCTGGGCGCGGCCGAGAAGCACCTGCTGCGCATGGGCCCGGACAACATGCGCAAGGTGCAGGCGAAGCTCACGGAGCTGGCGGCCGCCCTGGGCCTGCCGTCGCAGGAGCAGGCCCGCGGACCGTAG
- a CDS encoding MBL fold metallo-hydrolase, producing the protein MLFRQLFDSESSTYTYLIGDEATGQAVLIDPVLEQVDRDLKLVGELGLVLSHVFDTHVHADHVTASGTLRERTRCQVVAGTGGAPCADLQVRHGDTVHVGQCAFQVLATPGHTDDSVSYLLGDRVFTGDALMVRGNGRTDFQNGSASQLYDSITRVLFQLPDATLVFPAHDYHGNTVTSIGEEKRHNPRVAGRSREEFIEVMNNLHLPRPKKIDLAVPANRACGRTEVPAPEA; encoded by the coding sequence ATGCTCTTCCGCCAGCTCTTCGACTCCGAGTCCTCGACCTACACGTACCTCATCGGGGATGAGGCCACGGGCCAGGCCGTCCTCATCGATCCGGTGCTGGAGCAGGTGGACCGCGACCTGAAGCTCGTCGGTGAGCTGGGGCTCGTCCTCTCCCACGTCTTCGACACCCACGTGCACGCGGACCACGTCACCGCGTCCGGCACGCTGCGGGAGCGCACGCGGTGCCAGGTGGTGGCCGGCACGGGCGGGGCCCCATGCGCGGACCTCCAGGTGCGGCACGGCGACACGGTGCACGTCGGACAGTGCGCCTTCCAGGTGCTCGCCACGCCGGGCCACACGGACGACAGCGTGAGCTACCTGCTGGGCGACCGCGTGTTCACCGGGGATGCCCTGATGGTGCGCGGCAATGGCCGCACCGACTTCCAGAACGGGAGCGCGAGCCAGCTCTACGACTCCATCACCCGCGTCCTCTTCCAGCTCCCGGACGCGACGCTCGTCTTTCCCGCGCACGACTACCACGGCAACACGGTGACGAGCATCGGCGAGGAGAAGCGCCACAACCCGCGGGTCGCGGGACGGAGCCGCGAGGAGTTCATCGAGGTGATGAACAACCTCCACCTGCCCCGCCCCAAGAAGATCGACCTGGCCGTCCCGGCCAACCGCGCCTGCGGACGGACTGAAGTCCCCGCGCCGGAGGCCTGA
- a CDS encoding sigma-54-dependent transcriptional regulator, translated as MPSSARILVVDDHEEMGQMLKEPLTDAGYRVDLSTGGADAIAQLRARVYDVVLCDLRMEEVDGLDVLAAARRHDPELPVLLMTAFGAVESAVEAMRRGAYHYLTKPFRLDEVLLHVGRALESRRLRTEHRDLKRQVAQRGGLGSLLGHSVPMRTLYELIDRVAASEAPVLIRGESGSGKELVARALHSEGPRSQAPFVAVNCTALPHALLESELFGHIKGAFSGATTTRRGLFVEADGGTLFLDEIGDMPPELQAKLLRVLQDGEVRAVGADGSRRVDVRILAATHQDLDARVKEGRFRADLFYRLNVVSLRVPPLRERMEDIPKLAEHFVAQARARNPRSAVTALSPEVVATLARMPWPGNVRELENLVERLVVLGAQPTVDLAQLRLHTADAAPEVHPLAAAHGQVVPLRQLEGEYIAWVVARCGGNKTRAAELLGIDVSTIHRREKTDSGVSQR; from the coding sequence ATGCCGTCTAGCGCGCGCATCCTCGTGGTGGATGACCACGAGGAGATGGGACAGATGTTGAAGGAGCCCCTCACGGACGCGGGCTACCGCGTGGACCTGTCCACGGGCGGCGCGGACGCCATCGCGCAGCTGCGGGCCCGCGTCTACGACGTCGTCCTGTGCGACCTGCGCATGGAGGAGGTGGACGGGCTGGACGTGCTCGCGGCGGCGCGCCGGCACGACCCGGAGCTTCCGGTGCTCCTGATGACCGCCTTCGGCGCGGTGGAGAGCGCCGTGGAGGCGATGCGGCGCGGCGCCTACCACTACCTCACCAAGCCCTTCCGCCTGGACGAGGTCCTGCTCCACGTCGGGCGCGCGCTGGAGTCCCGGCGCCTGCGGACCGAGCACCGCGACCTCAAGCGCCAGGTGGCCCAGCGCGGCGGCCTGGGCTCGCTCCTGGGCCACAGCGTGCCCATGCGGACGCTCTATGAGCTCATCGACCGCGTGGCGGCCTCGGAGGCGCCGGTGCTCATCCGCGGCGAGAGCGGCAGCGGCAAGGAGCTGGTGGCCAGGGCGCTCCACTCCGAGGGGCCCCGGAGCCAGGCGCCCTTCGTGGCGGTCAACTGCACCGCCCTGCCCCACGCCCTGCTGGAGAGCGAGCTGTTCGGCCACATCAAGGGCGCCTTCAGCGGCGCCACCACCACGCGCCGGGGCCTCTTCGTGGAGGCGGACGGAGGCACGCTCTTCCTCGACGAAATCGGGGACATGCCCCCGGAGCTCCAGGCGAAGCTGCTGCGCGTCCTCCAGGACGGCGAGGTGCGCGCCGTGGGCGCGGATGGCTCACGCCGCGTGGACGTGCGCATCCTGGCCGCCACGCATCAGGACCTGGACGCACGCGTGAAGGAAGGCCGCTTCCGGGCGGACCTCTTCTACCGGCTCAACGTCGTCTCGCTCCGGGTGCCGCCGCTGCGCGAGCGCATGGAGGACATCCCGAAGCTCGCGGAGCACTTCGTGGCGCAGGCCCGCGCCCGCAATCCGCGCTCCGCCGTCACCGCCCTGTCCCCGGAGGTCGTGGCCACGCTCGCGCGCATGCCCTGGCCCGGCAACGTGCGCGAGCTGGAGAACCTGGTGGAGCGGCTGGTGGTCCTGGGCGCGCAGCCCACCGTGGACCTGGCCCAGCTGCGCCTGCACACCGCGGACGCAGCGCCAGAGGTCCACCCGCTGGCCGCGGCCCACGGACAGGTGGTGCCGCTGAGACAGCTGGAGGGTGAATACATCGCGTGGGTGGTCGCCCGCTGTGGAGGCAACAAGACGCGCGCGGCGGAGCTGTTGGGGATTGATGTCTCCACCATCCACCGTCGGGAGAAGACGGACAGCGGCGTTTCGCAACGCTAG